The genomic interval AGGCTAGGGAGAAATACTTAAACGGAGACGCGAGCGCCGGTGAGTAAGTCGGTTCACCCGTCCGAGATGTGGGTTGACTCGAACGTGCTGTTGCGCCTGATAACCGGGGATCCGCCTAAGCAAGCCGAAGAAGTGGCGCAATTGGCTGAATATCTTGATCGTGGGCTCGTGTCTTTGCGCGTTCCGGCGATTGTTTTTGCTGAGTTGTGCTGGGTGCTGGAAAGCTTCTACGGGAAGCATCCAACAGAAATCGCGAAGGTGCTGGAGCAATTAACGGAAGTCAAAGGTCTTGAGATCGAGGAAAAGGAGATCGTACTCGAGGCGCTTCGCGACTTTGACGAACAACACGTGGACTATATCGACGCGTACATTGCCGCG from Alicyclobacillus acidocaldarius subsp. acidocaldarius DSM 446 carries:
- a CDS encoding PIN domain-containing protein, encoding MLLRLITGDPPKQAEEVAQLAEYLDRGLVSLRVPAIVFAELCWVLESFYGKHPTEIAKVLEQLTEVKGLEIEEKEIVLEALRDFDEQHVDYIDAYIAAKARHSKCPTVLTWNQKHFRRLQVGHVTPGDVLRSGE